Proteins encoded by one window of Yamadazyma tenuis chromosome 2, complete sequence:
- the STE12 gene encoding homeodomain transcription factor ste12 (COG:K; EggNog:ENOG503Q3N7) encodes MAETSSTSASDLQSKIKKAIQSDEVKESLRLIEDLKFFLATAPANWQQNQVIRRYYLNPDEGFVSCIFWNNLYYITGTDIVRCIVYKFQQFGRKIIDRKKFEEGIFSDLRNLKTGTDAILEHPKSAFLDFLYKNNCLRTQKKQKVFFWFSVAHDKLMADALERDLRKEHAGQVPTTIADREPALSFEYSDEKILYNHLLDYKSQNKEDTTTDDSKDATLSSNETHDEEEREKRAEAEGFILLPQDTPDHYKDQSDDDDEFPLDYVQESNEYILVDSSSNYVNWPNYHEGNVDFVSHLPMISPANQVVLNDEYLIEQTLPMKTPVPLPRSSRPEDFFPFPPLSAKLQQSFAPPPPSSGDQPHFIHLYQPQQDPYHEQEFWPNHEHQAYAPSSGYMIIPDEPASYHTNLMVSYPPHPGTILSQAVPAMAVSSPLPGQSPAYGHFPQHSYSQHSFPQHHTHSPYAIHFPVPSARQQNISANMMMKKRQMLSKAPPGMVTKPFASPQSVMKKPPTERVKKNVIFDDVETPDKGV; translated from the coding sequence ATGGCTGAAACGTCTTCGACTTCTGCTTCAGATCTTCAACTGAAGATAAAAAAAGCCATTCAGAGTGATGAAGTGAAGGAAAGTTTACGACTAATAGAAGATCTCAAGTTTTTCCTAGCTACAGCTCCCGCCAACTGGCAACAGAATCAAGTGATACGTCGGTACTATCTTAATCCAGACGAGGGGTTTGTATCTTGCATTTTCTGGAATAATTTGTACTATATTACCGGAACCGATATTGTCAGGTGCATTGTGTACaaatttcaacaatttggtcGTAAGATCATTGATCGaaagaagtttgaagaagggATCTTCTCTGATCTTAGAAACCTAAAAACCGGCACCGATGCTATTCTTGAACACCCCAAATCAGCATTCCTTGACTTTCTTTATAAGAACAACTGTCTAAGGACACAAAAGAAGCAAAAAGTATTCTTCTGGTTTAGCGTTGCTCATGATAAGCTTATGGCAGATGCTTTGGAACGAGATTTGCGGAAGGAGCATGCTGGTCAGGTCCCCACCACTATTGCAGATAGAGAACCGGCTCTTTCATTCGAGTATTCTGATGAAAAAATTCTTTACAATCACCTCCTTGATTACAAGAGCCAAAACAAGGAAGACACAACCACTGATGATAGTAAGGATGCTACTCTTTCATCCAACGAAACCcatgacgaagaagaaagagaaaagagaGCAGAGGCAGAAGGGTTTATTCTTTTGCCCCAAGACACCCCGGATCACTACAAAGACCAGTccgatgatgacgatgaatTCCCATTAGACTACGTCCAAGAAAGTAACGAATATATTTTGGTAGACTCTAGTTCCAACTATGTGAATTGGCCCAACTATCACGAAGGAAACGTTGACTTTGTACTGCATTTACCTATGATCTCACCTGCCAACCAGGTGGTCCTTAATGATGAATATCTCATTGAACAGACATTGCCTATGAAAACACCAGTGCCATTGCCTCGTTCCTCCCGACCTGAAGATTTCTTCCCATTTCCTCCACTCTCTGCCAAGTTGCAACAATCTTTCGCTCCACCTCCTCCTTCTTCAGGAGACCAACCACATTTCATTCATCTTtatcaaccccaacaagACCCTTATCATGAACAGGAATTCTGGCCAAACCATGAACATCAAGCGTATGCCCCTAGTTCAGGATACATGATAATTCCTGATGAACCTGCCAGTTATCATACTAATCTTATGGTTTCCTACCCTCCGCATCCTGGCACTATTTTGAGTCAGGCGGTTCCTGCAATGGCTGTACTGAGTCCGCTTCCTGGTCAATCACCTGCTTATGGCCATTTTCCTCAGCACTCATACTCCCAACACTCGTTTCCCCAGCATCACACGCATTCGCCATACGCTATTCATTTCCCTGTTCCTTCTGCTCGTCAGCAAAATATCAGTGCAaatatgatgatgaagaaacGGCAAATGTTATCGAAGGCACCTCCGGGAATGGTTACCAAACCATTTGCATCTCCTCAGTCAGTAATGAAAAAGCCTCCTACTGAGCGAGTTAAAAAAAATGtcatttttgatgatgttgagaCACCAGACAAGGGAGTATAA
- the TPK2_1 gene encoding cAMP-dependent protein kinase catalytic subunit (COG:T; EggNog:ENOG503NW6U), producing MEEYEHYNNGDLLKNRYSKIADLSEGSYGLVTLAKDTKLDSRLVAVKYIYPLDYKKRNHSRASSSPAKLRHDKNPQSKRQDTKEILRGLYEEAAKEIAVHQVLGSHPNIASLYDHFDSYLVLEYCGRGDLYEAIQNGQGPSTPKDMKDVFNQVIDALDYCHSHSVYHRDLKPENILISEDWSIKLCDWGLATTNLIISDKSEFDIGSERYMAPELFDPELSSYDASKIDLWSVGIILLTLVFHKNPFEVANYSDKRFVQFSRNREALFDIFSTMSGDMFSVLRYCLNIDPENRDLGSVKSELEILNYFTIDDEFGSSDFDDYYSDEDALYQGSEAVIDSDTEFSEQPSIKIGVEAPSHEEAVEEEEDIDDEGDSTFYMEDTGETDKSDATLSKQEPHPRPVLISKSPKDDDKYEIPYNERADALLSNSTSLKPIPIDDFDNRRSKFFRNTRKPIGVASYNQSSSYYNRFNTQKNTNKFNREDFFTPKSVFNHYMNKYGDNKEQKSSNGRDKTSQRLSSWKKTNNKPRTWKKNYRNSYKSGPKKNKTNGNNSYHSNVSNNNNHTRNKSDFSNFNTPMQQRRKSNSFSSSKSRAVIASSMNSNGNIQLGTSYQSFGQMNGLSSSGLQPSAALPGSEKYVPPFMRSPNYRQSPIIQPLNEHLDNSDYDEVFHLEDDFELSETPKDKGSEKDKDKDKKRLKLPTYSTPIDKNYHQFPYYGNSGPYSQPMSTSAGAGTSTDVKRYSAMDIYGTSQNSNHSNGGYLGRPVSMTNDISAILSSSSNGKYVPPFRRGSHSMERKDKEKRKSKQASDLNDNLEDLEGNFSNLKLNLQQIPSVSNTNDWYKGDWD from the coding sequence ATGGAAGAATATGAACACTACAACAACGGcgatttgttgaagaatcgATACTCCAAAATTGCCGATTTGAGTGAAGGGTCTTACGGGCTTGTTACCTTGGCCAAGGATACGAAGTTGGATAGTCGGTTAGTAGCTGTCAAGTATATCTATCCCTTGGACTACAAGAAGAGAAATCATTCTCGAGcctcatcttcaccagCAAAATTACGCCATGATAAGAATCCTCAATCCAAGCGTCAGGACACGAAGGAGATTTTGAGAGGCTTGtatgaagaagcagctAAGGAGATTGCTGTGCACCAAGTCTTGGGTTCCCATCCGAACATTGCTAGCTTATATGATCATTTTGATTCATATTTGGTGTTAGAATACTGTGGCAGAGGAGATTTATACGAGGCTATTCAGAACGGCCAAGGTCCATCTACTCCAAAGGATATGAAGGATGTAttcaatcaagttattgatgCCTTGGACTATTGCCATTCCCACCTGGTTTACCATAGAGACTTAAAACCAGAAAACATTTTAATTAGTGAGGACTGGTCAATCAAATTATGTGATTGGGGGTTGGCAACCACCAATTTGATAATATCCGACAAGTCAGAATTTGACATTGGTTCTGAAAGATACATGGCCCCTGAATTATTTGATCCGGAATTAAGTTCATATGACGCTTCTAAAATCGATTTGTGGTCTGTAGGTATTATCTTGTTAACTTTAGTGTTTCACAAGAACCCCTTCGAAGTCGCAAACTACTCAGACAAACGGTTTGTTCAGTTTTCAAGGAACAGGGAAGCATTGTTCGATATTTTCTCCACTATGTCTGGGGATATGTTTTCTGTGTTGAGATACTGCTTAAACATTGACCCAGAAAATAGAGATTTAGGATCTGTTAAATCTGaattggagattttgaactACTTCAcaattgatgatgaattTGGTAGTAGCGATTTTGATGACTATTACAGTGACGAAGATGCTCTTTATCAAGGATCAGAAGCTGTTATCGACAGTGACACCGAGTTTTCTGAACAACCATCTATTAAGattggtgttgaagctcCAAGTCATGAAgaagcagttgaagaagaagaagacattGACGATGAGGGTGATTCTACCTTCTACATGGAAGACACCGGCGAGACCGACAAATCGGATGCCACTCTCAGTAAACAAGAACCCCATCCTCGTCCAGTTCTTATTTCTAAATCACCTAAGGATGACGACAAATATGAGATTCCTTACAATGAAAGAGCCGATGCGCTACTTTCTAACAGCACAAGCTTGAAACCAATACCTATAGATGACTTCGACAACCGGAggtccaagtttttcagAAACACCCGTAAGCCTATTGGTGTGGCTTCCTACAACCAGTCTAGTAGTTACTACAACCGGTTCAATACCCAGAAGAATACCAATAAGTTTAATCGTGAAGATTTCTTTACCCCAAAGTCTGTTTTCAATCATTACATGAATAAGTATGGGGATAACAAGGAACAGAAATCCAGCAATGGAAGAGACAAAACCAGTCAACGCTTAAGTAGCTGGAAGAAGACTAATAACAAGCCAAGGACATGGAAAAAGAACTATAGGAATTCTTACAAGAGTGGACCtaagaagaacaagacCAATGGTAACAACAGCTACCATTCGAATGtcagcaacaacaataaccataccagaaacaaaagcGATTTCTCGAACTTCAACACTCCAATGCAACAAAGAAGGAAGTCAAATTCCTTTTCTAGTTCCAAGTCCCGTGCTGTTATTGCTTCGAGCATGAATTCCAATGGAAATATCCAATTGGGTACTTCCTATCAATCGTTTGGTCAAATGAATGGTTTAAGTTCTTCAGGATTACAACCTTCAGCTGCCTTACCAGGATCAGAAAAGTATGTTCCACCCTTTATGAGGTCACCGAACTACAGACAATCTCCCATCATACAACCATTGAATGAACATCTCGACAATAGTGATTACGATGAAGTATTTCACttggaagatgattttgaactATCAGAAACACCTAAAGATAAAGGCTCCGAAAAGGATAAGGATAAGGATAAGAAGCGCCTCAAGTTACCCACTTATAGCACCCCAATCGATAAGAACTACCACCAGTTCCCCTATTATGGCAACTCTGGCCCCTACTCCCAGCCCATGTCGACCagtgctggtgctggtacCAGCACTGATGTCAAAAGATACTCGGCCATGGATATTTATGGTACTTCCCAGAATAGTAACCATAGTAATGGTGGATATCTTGGTCGGCCGGTCTCAATGACCAACGACATTTCCGCCATattatcttcaagttcgaaTGGCAAGTATGTCCCTCCTTTTAGAAGAGGGTCTCACTCAATGGAGAGAAAAGATAAGGAAAAGAGAAAGTCCAAACAAGCCAGTGACTTAAATGATAATCTTGAGGACTTGGAAGGCAACTTCAGTAACTTGAAGTTAAATCTTCAGCAGATCCCATCGGTTTCTAATACCAATGATTGGTACAAGGGCGACTGGGATTGA
- the ubx2 gene encoding UBX domain protein Ubx2 (EggNog:ENOG503NVHA; COG:O) — protein sequence MDELISSFLDFTGTSDIAVAQQFLEVAGNQLELAVQLFLESNAAPPKPADDEELAQKLQQEAYGSGSDIVREADASVHRHETLVDGYSPPYTQAPRATDIFGNGRIGIFNQRFDEDENAYYESRYDEEDDDFDFEEPDSGSEGDEDQVVELDSDGEVVQSSTRERGPPRSRRRINRANRISELTSTQRRLANLFRPPFDIMEKVDIDAAKMLGRQQKKWILVNIQDATEFSCQVLNRDFWSDQRVKNRVKESFVFLQFQHNSPNGEQYVNFYHVNGYPHIAILDPLTGERVHRFVEGNVPDVEEWLEQVDSFLSRFSLFGDSNPTVEHEVKFDPDALTEEQQIEYAMKQSMQANGDPDTESHDNAIVIADEEEEPKDSFTEITPVDHNVDDTSDPTTRIQVRFPNGKRLVHKFKLGDKVSIIYQWLKFVLTNEDCGLTADDRFIITNTSNRVVKLIESLDLTIEDAALKNASILLEKE from the coding sequence ATGGATGAATTAATCAGTTCTTTCCTTGATTTCACTGGAACTCTGGATATAGCAGTCGCCCAGCAGTTTTTAGAGGTAGCTGGGAATCAACTTGAGTTAGCCGTTCAGCTttttttggaatcaaatGCTGCTCCACCTAAACCAGCtgatgacgaagagttGGCACAAAAGCTTCAGCAGGAAGCTTATGGCTCTGGAAGTGATATCGTCAGAGAAGCTGATGCTTCTGTACACCGTCATGAAACATTGGTTGATGGTTATTCTCCTCCGTATACTCAGGCTCCTAGAGCCACAGATATATTTGGTAATGGGAGAATAGGAATCTTCAACCAACgatttgatgaagacgaaaaCGCTTACTACGAAAGCAGGTACGATGAAGAggatgatgactttgattttgaagaacctgACTCTGGGAgtgaaggtgatgaagaccAAGTAGTGGAACTTGATAGTGATGGAGAAGTGGTGCAATCTAGCACTAGAGAGAGGGGTcctccaagatcaaggaGGAGAATTAATAGAGCAAACCGCATAAGTGAGTTGACCTCAACCCAAAGGCGATTGGCCAATCTTTTCCGTCCTCCGTTTGATATCATGGAGAAAGTAGATATCGATGCCGCAAAGATGTTAGGAAGGcaacagaagaagtggaTACTTGTCAACATACAAGATGCGACCGAATTTCTGTGTCAAGTATTGAACAGAGACTTTTGGTCAGATCAAAGGGTTAAAAATAGAGTCAAGGAAAGCTTTGTATTCTTGCAATTCCAACACAACTCCCCCAATGGTGAACAATACGTAAATTTCTATCACGTGAATGGGTACCCTCATATTGCAATTTTGGATCCATTGACTGGAGAAAGAGTGCATCGGTTTGTGGAAGGAAATGTTCCTGATGTTGAGGAATGGCTTGAACAGGTGGATTCCTTTTTGAGTAGATTCTCCTTATTCGGTGATAGTAATCCAACAGTGGAACATGAAGTGAAGTTTGACCCCGACGCTTTAACAGAAGAACAACAAATTGAGTATGCTATGAAACAAAGTATGCAGGCCAATGGTGACCCTGATACTGAATCCCATGATAATGCAATTGTGATTgcagatgaagaagaggaacCCAAAGATTCATTCACTGAGATAACCCCTGTTGATCATAATGTAGACGACACAAGCGACCCAACTACAAGGATCCAGGTACGGTTTCCTAATGGTAAGAGACTTGTGCataagttcaagttgggtgACAAGGTATCGATTATTTACCAATGGTTGAAATTCGTGTTAACCAATGAAGATTGTGGTTTGACTGCAGATGATCGCtttatcatcaccaacacatCTAATAGAGTAGTCAAATTGATTGAATCGTTGGACTTAACTATAGAAGATGCTGCTTTGAAAAACGCCAGTATTTTGTTAGAGAAGGAATAG
- the STU1 gene encoding suppressor of tub2 mutation (BUSCO:EOG09260XSR; COG:S; EggNog:ENOG503NXKK), with protein sequence MADRQRNASSLEHSTRFFQMVASSDVKTSVKIEYLNDLRLKIRESKGDKNSPILSVRAITNYIQGLQILDDMDNMELARTSFRTLSDLLKYAAIGGKITKEHARSVFPILISRLGDHDSKISASAEKRLDDIWLINNKEVQHGFEHIAFPHRNPDVVIKSLSWLLERANEYIQFNLERLILSIVKAINDNYHQSRMNVVNAFLEFLATYFMSHNDPASHKLAVKEVYSTKVEDYVRDSILNAINKNPSTVSRSRAPVLKASDEMQSYGFESSKKSPKKSTGDIQSELRSPFEVQSHHSIAPSEDANESISEASESESDLQAFTSRLDSYGFDDSIHTSDTYTVDDLHRLSRDLLPVFEGNETENNWQIRERNIMKIRMVLRSNVIGEFPEEFKSLLQRFNEAIRKALLSLRTTLSSNACQLIKESAMVLKESFDSLVDTFLPALIQVCSSNKTISTKNSHTAICAIIMSCSYSARFISKIDTWAADKNINLRAFTCSWLHIVFLRFHDFPNFCIQPASQNPARITSVSKTLGKLLADSNGTVRQAAREAFWSFVKYTPDVAESIFSKLDSNVSKGIERAAPSNIGSLSDIFETSKEVRGTNRSKGQPATKISSRISMPSRPASKSVFRQAAKPLPTVVKSIISRPATPNVISNIVQSRAPSRLSAQTSLPKRLGGSLVSDENSKRGISKLERSNSRNQPNQVFHSSSNVKADYSKPERTSSLKKVDAPVKSKKNAVISTNGPSSEHSNAVVKPISASIPTNTPASISISSKESPHKQVNPVSTSVSRVLDDRLPSLEFPLVYQLASSDITVIRTGIDTLKYALKFNETAEIPKNINIILSKLSRSHNEMLKPLFNYVALSKILPVFNLDDMLRVYFTLFEDVSESFVDELKSNFDSDKIYKAIDLVLINCLNCKKLLHSDPLFGEQVSIYKPVIIKSIIKFLSIDINEASSDSNFPIISNSVFHLINHISYESFDDYFELLTKVYSLNSSTFKMTLNYFESDYKSDIIELIQRIDNKEDVEMSSENDDSDDINLDDLIGQGENHTSSDSMNMHEVIAINDLNIGTRNNSQEQEEIRVSDSSSSEGSDKLQEEDAHIMSESKGIQLDTEAVANAQNAFSLGLSTDGKSKVVSVSEEDNVFLDRQSSSRNEIAEEFSQIDIRDRSSFEIKDPFQTLVEKVDPLKARAERNKQINIYEDSVHESKENRASSTDCSPRKHVDEVYDYSELNWFNFQLAHNSERFKSDVNRSEFENLTTRLGDKMINNDEVLRLINYLQSSIDFDMEFANYFYKEGSKKLEANLWKLFEKFSVLNKSQISNGLIIAKQLLITRMKIDLKKLIHTLVKLGDIEDESIVEFGYAISEIFEEVLRCKYPSEDILDVLMEATGHLNVEHPKNKIVMGFDLLLKFLIHYPLIGQKSGQKMAIFCNTTLYPLLSHQDIEVRRITVLNYGKILKSLQGANLDTKMIQESLSGSQKKLIEYYSKT encoded by the coding sequence ATGGCAGACAGACAAAGAAATgcatcttctttggagcaCTCTACGAGGTTCTTCCAAATGGTAGCATCATCTGATGTCAAAACTTCTGTCAAAATTGAGTATTTAAATGATCTCAGATTAAAAATCAGAGAATCGAAAGGAGATAAAAACTCACCCATTTTGAGTGTCAGAGCCATTACGAACTACATTCAAGGTTTACAGATCCTAGATGATATGGATAACATGGAACTTGCTAGAACAAGCTTCAGAACCTTGAGTGACCTCTTAAAGTACGCTGCCATAGGAGGAAAAATCACTAAGGAACATGCTAGATCTGTTTTCCCAATCCTTATAAGCCGACTTGGAGACCACGATAGCAAAATTCTGGCATCAGCCGAGAAAAGGCTTGATGATATCTGgctcatcaacaataaagAAGTACAACATGGATTTGAACATATAGCATTTCCTCATCGCAACCCTGATGTGGTGATCAAATCTTTGTCTTGGTTATTGGAAAGAGCTAATGAGTACATTCAATTTAATTTGGAACGATTAATATTAAGCATTGTGAAAGCAATCAACGACAACTACCATCAGTCACGGATGAATGTTGTAAATGCATTTTTGGAATTCCTTGCCACATATTTCATGTCCCATAATGATCCAGCATCTCATAAACTTGCGGTCAAAGAGGTATATTCAACCAAAGTCGAAGATTACGTGAGAGACAGCATTTTGAACGCCATAAACAAAAATCCAAGCACTGTATCAAGAAGCAGAGCTCCAGTTTTAAAAGCCCTGGATGAAATGCAGTCTTATGGGTTCGAGTCGTCCAAAAAATCCCCGAAAAAGTCAACAGGAGACATTCAGAGCGAATTAAGGTCCCCTTTTGAAGTACAAAGCCATCACTCCATAGCCCCATCAGAAGACGCCAATGAAAGTATTTCAGAAGCCCTGGAGCTGGAATCTGACCTTCAAGCTTTTACAAGTAGATTGGATAGTTATGGCTTCGATGATTCTATTCACACCTCCGACACATATACTGTTGATGATTTACATCGTTTGTCACGCGATCTTCTTCCAGTATTCGAAGGTAATGAAACTGAGAACAATTGGCAGATAAGAGAAAGGAATATCATGAAGATTAGAATGGTTCTTCGAAGTAACGTTATAGGTGAATTCCCTGAGGAGTTTAAATCGCTTTTACAACGATTTAATGAAGCCATTCGTAAAGCTCTTTTGTCCTTGAGGACTACTTTATCCAGCAATGCTTGTCAGTTAATCAAAGAATCAGCCATGGTATTGAAAGAGTCGTTTGACTCTCTTGTCGACACATTCTTACCGGCATTGATACAAGTTTGCTCTTCAAACAAGACTATTTCCACCAAGAATTCTCATACTGCTATATGTGCTATAATTATGAGTTGTTCATACTCTGCAAGGTTTATCAGCAAAATCGATACTTGGGCAGCGGATAAGAACATTAATCTTCGTGCTTTCACATGTTCTTGGTTACACATTGTTTTCCTCAGATTCCACGATTTCCCTAACTTCTGCATCCAACCAGCATCTCAAAATCCCGCCAGAATAACCTCAGTGAGTAAGACTCTTGGAAAGTTATTGGCAGACTCTAATGGAACTGTCAGACAAGCTGCCAGAGAGGCATTCTGGTCATTTGTGAAATACACCCCTGATGTAGCTGAATCaatcttttcaaaattggaCTCCAATGTCTCTAAAGGCATAGAGAGGGCTGCTCCTTCCAACATAGGCTCGTTGAGCGACATTTTTGaaacttcaaaagaagTAAGAGGAACAAATAGATCTAAAGGGCAACCAGCTACAAAAATAAGCTCAAGGATATCTATGCCATCAAGACCAGCCTCAAAAAGTGTGTTCAGACAAGCAGCAAAGCCACTTCCAACTGTAGTGAAACTGATAATCAGTCGCCCGGCGACTCCAAACGTTATTTCAAACATTGTTCAATCTAGAGCTCCTTCAAGACTATCAGCGCAGACAAGCCTTCCCAAACGTCTAGGAGGGTCCCTAGTTAGTGACGAGAATTCAAAACGTGGGATAAGTAAACTTGAACGGTCCAActcaagaaatcaacctAACCAAGTTTTCCATTCTCTGTCCAATGTCAAGGCTGATTATTCAAAACCGGAAAGGACTAGCAGTCTTAAAAAGGTTGATGCGCcagtcaaatccaagaagaacgCTGTCATCTCAACAAATGGGCCTTCGAGTGAACATTCTAATGCAGTTGTGAAGCCTATTTCTGCTTCTATTCCCACTAATACTCCTGCTTCGATCTCAATTTCGTCTAAAGAATCTCCTCATAAACAGGTCAACCCTGTTTCTACGTCAGTGTCAAGAGTCCTTGATGACAGGTTACCATCTTTGGAATTCCCATTGGTTTACCAGTTGGCTTCATCTGATATCACAGTCATAAGAACAGGAATCGATACTTTGAAGTATGCcctcaaattcaatgagACTGCAGAAATACCAAAGAATATCAATATAATATTGTCCAAGCTATCTCGCTCACACAATGAAATGTTGAAACCCTTATTCAATTATGTTGCATTAAGCAAGATATTGCCTGTATTCAATTTGGATGATATGTTACGAGTTTATTTCActctttttgaagacgTTTCAGAAAGCTTCGTTGACGAATTGAAAAGTAACTTCGATTCTGACAAGATTTACAAGGCAATTGACTTGGTACTAATCAATTGTTTGAATTGCAAAAAACTACTCCACAGTGATCCCCTATTTGGAGAGCAAGTGTCTATTTATAAACCAGTCATCATTAAGCTGATCATCAAATTTTTGAGTATAGATATAAATGAAGCTTCCAGCGACCTGAACTTCCCAATTATTTCAAACAGTGTTTTCCATCTTATCAATCACATTTCCTACGAGTCGTTTGATGATTATTTTGAATTATTGACCAAAGTTTATTCCCTTAACTCGCTGACATTCAAGATGACATTAAATTATTTTGAGTCTGACTATAAGTCTGATATTATCGAACTCATTCAGCGTATTGACAACAAGGAGGACGTCGAGATGAGTTCTGAAAATGACGATAGCGATGATATCAaccttgatgatttgattggACAAGGGGAAAACCATACACTGAGTGATAGTATGAATATGCATGAGGTAATTGCAATCAATGATCTCAACATCGGTACAAGAAATAATTCACAAGAACAGGAAGAAATCAGAGTCTCAGACAGTTCCAGCAGCGAGGGATCAgacaaacttcaagaagaagatgctcATATAATGTCTGAAAGCAAGGgaattcaacttgacaCGGAAGCTGTGGCCAATGCCCAGAATGCGTTCAGTCTTGGGTTGTCTACTGATGGCAAAAGTAAGGTAGTTTCTGTAtctgaagaagacaatGTGTTTCTAGACCGCCAGTCTTCAAGCAGAAATGAGATAGCTGAAGAGTTTTCTCAAATTGACATTCGTGATCGGTCATCGTTTGAAATAAAGGATCCATTTCAAACGCTAGTCGAAAAGGTTGATCCGTTAAAAGCTAGAGCTGAGAGGAACAAACAAATTAACATATACGAGGATTCAGTCCACGAGAGCAAAGAAAATAGGGCATCGTCTACTGACTGCTCCCCTCGAAAGCATGTCGATGAAGTGTATGACTATTCTGAGTTGAACTGGTTCAACTTCCAGCTAGCTCATAATTCGGAGAGATTTAAAAGTGATGTCAATAGAAGtgagtttgaaaatttAACCACTCGTTTAGGTGATAAAATGATCAATAACGATGAAGTATTACGATTGATAAattatcttcaaagtagcattgattttgatatGGAGTTTGCCAATTACTTTTACAAAGAAGGTAGCAAGAAATTGGAAGCCAACTTATGGAAGCTCTTTGAGAAGTTTAGCgttttgaacaaatctCAGATTTCTAATGGTTTGATAATTGCCAAGCAGCTCTTGATCACTCGTATGAAGATTGACCTCAAGAAATTAATTCACACTTTAGTGAAACTAGGggatattgaagatgaaagcATTGTTGAGTTTGGATACGCCATAAGcgaaatctttgaagaggTGTTGAGGTGTAAGTATCCTTCGGAAGATATTCTCGATGTATTGATGGAAGCCACTGGACATTTGAATGTTGAACACCCCAAAAATAAGATCGTCATGGGGTTTGAtcttttgttgaagttcttgatacACTACCCATTAATTGGCCAAAAAAGTGGTCAGAAAATGGCCATATTCTGTAATACCACCTTATATCCATTACTTAGCCATCAAGATATCGAGGTCAGGCGGATCACGGTACTCAATTACGgaaagatcttgaaaagcttgCAAGGCGCCAATCTTGACACCAAAATGATCCAAGAGAGCCTCAGTGGCTCCCAGAAAAAGCTCATCGAATATTACAGTAAAACTTAG